From Corynebacterium frankenforstense DSM 45800, the proteins below share one genomic window:
- a CDS encoding IS30 family transposase, whose amino-acid sequence MPTTSPFHSLTQSDKNRLTQLITTGLSVRAAAHRIGCNYKHALNFAHHHKLITPTQPPVLPTGAADALITAIKSGASIHAAAMMVGISPSMGYRIASRAGLHTRLTRRQQHIRATARRIDFLYLRLAGIPRAQVCTTLAIEPRQGRDFEKGLTKTRGQRRRFIPTGPDAATYNRLMDALIETCDVIEQGRRAIPALPEGVNPYKPVSSRYLSVSQRAVIADMYREGATKAAIARAVGVHPSTIGRELSRNRTPHGPYRAEGAQLKAAARRLRPKTSKILSNRRLYDYVVEGLRRQWSPQQISGRIRLDFPDDEEMRISHETIYDAFYLDAKGRLKDLGLALPTGRKKRRPRGRPRGGGGIRRFVDEMVLIDDRPDEVAERVMPGHWEGDLILGKNNASAVITLVERVSRFVVLGHLPARHDSVEVTRVLKELVGGIDELIFSSITWDQGSEMAGHKAFSMATDVPVYFCHPGSPWERGTNENTNGRLRRNLPKSSDLSVYSSMDLEMIANIHNNTPRKALGWRTPAEVMAQALADVGSITD is encoded by the coding sequence ATGCCGACAACCAGCCCCTTTCACTCACTGACCCAGTCAGACAAGAACCGGCTGACCCAACTGATCACCACCGGCTTAAGCGTGCGCGCCGCCGCGCACCGCATCGGCTGCAACTACAAACACGCACTCAACTTCGCCCACCACCACAAACTGATCACCCCGACACAACCGCCTGTCCTGCCCACCGGCGCCGCAGACGCGTTGATCACCGCGATCAAAAGCGGGGCAAGCATCCACGCGGCGGCGATGATGGTCGGCATCTCCCCGTCGATGGGCTACCGCATCGCATCCAGGGCAGGACTGCACACCCGGCTGACCCGCCGGCAACAACACATCCGCGCCACCGCCAGGCGCATCGACTTTCTCTACCTGCGCCTCGCCGGCATCCCACGGGCCCAGGTGTGCACCACACTTGCGATCGAGCCACGCCAGGGCCGCGACTTCGAGAAAGGACTGACCAAAACTCGAGGACAACGCCGCCGCTTTATCCCCACCGGGCCGGACGCGGCGACGTATAACAGGTTGATGGACGCCCTGATTGAAACCTGCGACGTCATCGAACAAGGCCGCCGGGCCATCCCCGCCCTGCCCGAGGGTGTTAACCCCTACAAACCGGTCAGCAGCAGGTACCTGTCGGTCAGCCAACGTGCGGTGATCGCCGACATGTACCGCGAAGGGGCGACGAAAGCCGCCATCGCCCGCGCCGTGGGCGTGCACCCGTCGACCATCGGGCGGGAGTTGTCGCGCAATCGCACCCCGCACGGCCCGTATCGGGCTGAGGGCGCCCAGCTCAAGGCCGCCGCGCGCAGGTTGCGGCCGAAGACCTCGAAGATCCTGTCAAACAGACGCCTGTATGACTATGTAGTCGAGGGTTTGCGGCGACAATGGTCCCCGCAACAGATCAGCGGGCGTATCCGCCTGGATTTTCCCGATGACGAGGAGATGCGCATCAGTCACGAGACGATCTACGACGCGTTCTACCTGGACGCGAAAGGCCGGTTGAAGGATCTGGGGCTTGCCCTTCCGACCGGCAGGAAGAAACGTCGACCCCGCGGTCGGCCGCGCGGCGGTGGCGGTATCCGGCGCTTCGTCGATGAGATGGTGCTCATCGACGACCGTCCCGACGAGGTCGCCGAGCGGGTCATGCCCGGTCATTGGGAGGGTGATCTGATCCTGGGCAAGAACAACGCCTCGGCGGTGATCACCCTGGTTGAGCGTGTCAGCAGGTTCGTCGTGCTGGGTCATCTGCCGGCCAGGCATGACTCGGTGGAGGTCACCCGGGTGTTAAAGGAGCTTGTCGGTGGTATCGATGAGTTGATCTTCTCGTCGATCACGTGGGATCAGGGCTCTGAGATGGCAGGCCACAAGGCGTTTTCGATGGCGACTGATGTTCCGGTGTATTTCTGTCACCCCGGATCCCCGTGGGAGCGGGGCACCAACGAGAACACCAACGGCAGGCTGCGTCGCAACCTGCCGAAGTCTTCGGATCTGTCGGTGTATTCGTCGATGGATCTGGAGATGATCGCCAACATTCACAACAACACTCCGCGCAAGGCGTTGGGGTGGCGTACTCCTGCTGAAGTGATGGCTCAGGCGCTTGCAGACGTCGGTAGCATCACCGACTAG